The Longimicrobium sp. genomic sequence GGTGGAGCCGGAGGTGTAAATCACGTACGCCAGGTGCGCCGGCGTCAGTCCCTCGATGGCCGGGTCCGCCGCGGGCTGGTCTGCCCACTCCGCGCCATCCAGGTCGATCACCGGCGCCTCGACACCCGCGAACAGCGTATCCACTCCATCCAGCGAACGCTGCGTGAGTACGGCCGCGGGCGAGCTGTCGTGCAGGACGTAGCGCAGCCGCTCCGCCGGATACGACGGATCCAGCGGCACGTACGCGCCGCCGGCCTTCATCACGGCCAACAGCGCGACGACCATCTCCGCGCTCCGCTCCAAGCAAACCGCCACTCGCGCGTCGGGACCCACGCCCAGCGAGCGGAGGTGGTGCGCCAGCCGGTTCGCCCGCGCGTTCAGCTCGGCGTAGGTGAGCGAGCGATCCTCGAAGACCACCGCCTCCGCGTCGGGCGTGCGCTCCGCCTGGGCCGCGAACAGCTCGTGGATGCACGCGTCGGCCGGGTACTCCGCCTCCGTGCGGTTCCACGCCTGCAGCACCTGCGTGCGCTCGCTCTCGGGCACGAGCGCCACCCGCTCCACCGGCTGGCCCTCGTCCGCCACCATCGCCTCGAGCACGCGGCGCAGGTAGCCCACCCAGCGCTCCACCGTCGCGCGTTCGAAGAGCGAGGATGCGTACGTCAGGCCTCCGACGATGCGCCCGCCCCGCTCCGACAGGTCCAGCGACAGGTCGAACTTCGCCGCCGCGTCCGACGCCGGCCCCGCCGGTCCCGCGCCTTCCGACGCCGAGCCGGGCGTGAGCCCCGGCAGCTCCAGCCTGCCGCTGGGGCCGTTCTGCCACCCGAACATCACCTGGAACAGCGGGCTGTGGGCCATGCTGCGCACCGGCTGCACCAGCTCCACCACCTGCTCGAACGGGATGTCCTGGTTCTGCTGCGCACCCAGCGCCCGCTCCTTCACCCGCGTCAGCACCTCGGCGACGGAGGGGGAGCCGGCGAGATCCACGCGCAACGCCAAGGTGTTTACGAAGAAGCCGATCAGCCCCTCGATCTCCACGCGCCCGCGGTTGGCGGTGGGGGTGCCCACGACCACGTCGTCCTGCCCCGACAGCCGCCCGAGCACCGCGGCCCAGCCCGCCAGCACGGTCATGAACAGCGTGGTGCCGTGGCGCTGGCCCAGGGCCGTCAGGCCGGCCGTCAGCTCCGCGTCCAGCTCCACGGCCACCGTGGCACCCGCGTGGTCCATCTTCGCCGGCCGCTGATGGTCAGTCGGCAGCTCCAGGAGCTCCGGCGCGCCCGCGAGCGTTTGCGTCCAGTACTCCGTCTGCGCTTGGAGAACGTCTCCCTCTACCCACCTGCGCTGCCACGCCGCGTAGTCGGCGTACTGCACCGGCAGCGCGGGAAGCGGATCGGGCTCGCCGCGGCGGAACGCTCCGTAGAGCGCGCCCAGTTCGCGGGTGAACAGCTCCGTGGACCAGGCGTCGCTGATGATGTGGTGCATGGTCACGAGGAGCACGTGCTCGCCGTGCGCCAGCCGGATCAGCCGGCCGCGGATGAGCGGGCCCCGCGCCAGGTCGAAGGGCGCGCGCGCCTCCTCGCCGCCCAGCCGCCGCAGCTCGGAGGGCGCCTCGGGATCATCGCCCAGGTCGTGCTCGGCGAGTTGGAACCGGCTCTCCTCCACCGGTGCGACCCGCTGCACCGGCGCACCCTCTACCTCCACGAACGTGGTGCGCAGCGCCTCGTGCCGCGCGACCATCGCGTCCAGCGCGCGCCGCAGCGCTCCGGCGTCCAGCTCTCCCTGCAGCCGCATCCGCATGGGGATGTTGTACGCGCCGCCCAGGCCGCCGAGCTGCTCCAGGAACCAGAGACGCTGCTGGGCGAAGGAAAGCGGGAGCCGGTCCGTCCGCTCCACCCGCTCGATGGGCGGCAGCTCCGACTGCGCGGCCGTCGCCAGCCCGCGCGCGAAATCGGCCAGCACCGGCCGGGCGAACAGTTCGCCCAGCGCGACCTCCAGCCCCAGCACCTGCCGCACCCGCGAGATCACCCGCACCGCGAGGAGCGAGTGTCCGCCCTGCGCGAAGAAGTGGGCCCAGCGGCTCACCCGCTCCACGCCCAGCACCTCGGACCAGATCTCCGCCAGCGCCTGCTCGGCCCGGCCCTGCGGCGCCTCGTACTCCCGCAACGCGTACGCGTCTCCCTCCGGCGCTGGCAGCGCCTTGCGGTCCAGCTTGCCGTTCGGCGTGAGCGGAAAGGCGTCCAGCCGCACGTACGCCGCCGGCACCATGTACTCCGGGAGGGCGGTGGCGACGTGCGCCCGCAGCGCCTCAGCGTCCGTGTCACCGACCACGTACGCCACCAGCCGCACGTCGCCCGGCACGTCCTCGCGCGCCATCACCGCCGCCTCGCGCACGTCCGCGTGCTCGGCCAGCCGCGCCTCGATCTCCCCCAGCTCGATGCGGAAGCCGCGCACCTTCACCTGGAAGTCGGTGCGGCCGATGAACTCCATCGTCCCGTCCGCCCGCCACCGCGCCAGGTCGCCCGTGCGGTACAGCCGCGCCCCCGGCTCGCCCCCGAACGGATCGGC encodes the following:
- a CDS encoding amino acid adenylation domain-containing protein, coding for MQATPATWRMLVQAGWEGAPEMRALCGGEALPAELASALRSRVGGLWNVYGPTETTIWSTSEAVRGDSAGAAVGGQVPVGRPVANTRVYILDAAGEPVPVGVAGELYIGGAGVVRGYLGRPAQTAERFVADPFGGEPGARLYRTGDLARWRADGTMEFIGRTDFQVKVRGFRIELGEIEARLAEHADVREAAVMAREDVPGDVRLVAYVVGDTDAEALRAHVATALPEYMVPAAYVRLDAFPLTPNGKLDRKALPAPEGDAYALREYEAPQGRAEQALAEIWSEVLGVERVSRWAHFFAQGGHSLLAVRVISRVRQVLGLEVALGELFARPVLADFARGLATAAQSELPPIERVERTDRLPLSFAQQRLWFLEQLGGLGGAYNIPMRMRLQGELDAGALRRALDAMVARHEALRTTFVEVEGAPVQRVAPVEESRFQLAEHDLGDDPEAPSELRRLGGEEARAPFDLARGPLIRGRLIRLAHGEHVLLVTMHHIISDAWSTELFTRELGALYGAFRRGEPDPLPALPVQYADYAAWQRRWVEGDVLQAQTEYWTQTLAGAPELLELPTDHQRPAKMDHAGATVAVELDAELTAGLTALGQRHGTTLFMTVLAGWAAVLGRLSGQDDVVVGTPTANRGRVEIEGLIGFFVNTLALRVDLAGSPSVAEVLTRVKERALGAQQNQDIPFEQVVELVQPVRSMAHSPLFQVMFGWQNGPSGRLELPGLTPGSASEGAGPAGPASDAAAKFDLSLDLSERGGRIVGGLTYASSLFERATVERWVGYLRRVLEAMVADEGQPVERVALVPESERTQVLQAWNRTEAEYPADACIHELFAAQAERTPDAEAVVFEDRSLTYAELNARANRLAHHLRSLGVGPDARVAVCLERSAEMVVALLAVMKAGGAYVPLDPSYPAERLRYVLHDSSPAAVLTQRSLDGVDTLFAGVEAPVIDLDGAEWADQPAADPAIEGLTPAHLAYVIYTSGSTGRPKGVAVPHRGVVNLLRSMRETVGMEPADRLLAVTTYAFDISVLEMFLPLLHGAATIVLPRERAADPAALAEAIRTYAPTVMQGTPATWRMLVAAEWEGAPDMRALCGGEALPADLASALRSRVGGLWNVYGPTETTIWSTAEGVRGDPASGQVPIGRPVANTRVYVLDAAGEPVPVGVAGELYIGGAGVVRGYLGRPEQTAERFVADPFGGEPGARLYRTGDLARWRADGTMEFIGRTDFQVKVRGFRIELGEIGARLAEHAEVREAAVMAREDVPGDVRLVAYVVGEVDAEALRSHLSAALPEYMVPAAYVRLDAFPLTPNGKLDRKALPAPEGDAYASREYEAPVGRTEEALADIWSDVLRVERVSRWANFFELGGHSLLAVRVVSRVRQALDVEVPLGELFTRPVLADFARGLATAAQSQLPPIERVDRGARLPLSFPQQRLWFLEQLGDLGSTYHVTTRMRLQGELDAGALRRALDAMVARHEAL